The Streptomyces seoulensis genome contains a region encoding:
- a CDS encoding helix-turn-helix domain-containing protein, giving the protein MNRKELEPDRSPGAAFGQRLRSLRDERGWTQDELAERMGYSGTHISAVETGRRSPTPHFAQSVDKAFGTGDRFERQGRAVRNTGLLEGFPEYVPHEKRAVEIRLFELGIIPGLLQTPEYAAAITTGAVRRGAITEQQAEERLALLAQRRAALERTPPPLVFVVLDESCLRRIVGGPEVMEAQLAKLLDFAELPTSVLQVAPFDLGERRAFDLPVHLLTLADRANLAYAESAQRGHLMRETAPVVAMLTAYHQLQAEALSQAASVAMIEQIRKGTP; this is encoded by the coding sequence TTGAACCGGAAAGAGCTGGAGCCCGATAGGTCGCCCGGAGCAGCCTTCGGACAGCGTCTGCGCAGCCTGCGGGACGAGCGAGGCTGGACGCAGGACGAACTGGCGGAGCGGATGGGGTATTCGGGCACTCACATCTCGGCCGTGGAAACTGGTCGCCGCTCCCCAACTCCCCACTTCGCGCAGAGCGTCGACAAGGCGTTCGGAACCGGTGATCGGTTCGAGCGCCAGGGGCGAGCCGTGCGCAACACCGGCCTGCTGGAGGGGTTTCCGGAGTACGTCCCGCACGAGAAGAGAGCAGTGGAAATCAGGCTCTTCGAACTGGGGATCATTCCTGGCCTGCTCCAGACGCCGGAGTATGCCGCTGCCATCACGACCGGAGCCGTCCGGCGTGGAGCGATCACGGAGCAACAGGCCGAGGAGCGGCTGGCGTTACTCGCACAACGGCGGGCAGCGCTGGAGCGCACTCCGCCACCGCTGGTGTTCGTGGTTCTCGACGAGAGTTGCCTCAGGAGGATCGTCGGCGGCCCCGAAGTCATGGAAGCGCAGCTCGCCAAGCTTCTCGACTTCGCCGAACTACCCACCAGCGTGCTCCAAGTGGCGCCGTTCGACCTCGGTGAGCGACGAGCGTTCGACCTGCCGGTCCACCTGCTGACCCTGGCCGACAGGGCCAACCTCGCCTACGCGGAGTCGGCCCAGCGAGGGCATCTGATGCGCGAAACCGCTCCGGTCGTGGCGATGCTGACGGCCTACCATCAACTGCAGGCTGAAGCGCTGTCGCAGGCGGCTTCCGTGGCCATGATCGAACAGATTCGAAAGGGCACACCGTGA
- a CDS encoding DUF397 domain-containing protein yields MSETPNWFKSSYSSNGGACVEVATNLLPTHGIVPVRDSKVPAGAVLELPAGAFSAFVTGVKGGDFGTV; encoded by the coding sequence GTGAGCGAGACCCCGAACTGGTTCAAGTCCTCCTACAGCAGCAACGGCGGCGCCTGCGTCGAGGTCGCCACCAACCTGCTCCCCACGCACGGCATCGTCCCCGTCCGTGACTCCAAGGTCCCCGCGGGCGCCGTACTGGAACTCCCCGCCGGTGCCTTCTCCGCCTTCGTGACCGGCGTCAAGGGCGGGGACTTCGGCACCGTCTGA
- a CDS encoding VOC family protein gives MPEVTTPYATGTPCWVDLMAQDQQAALDFYRDLFGWQGEAGPPEFGGYAVCELEDRAVAGIGPTMAPEGSSEPPTVWTSYLATTDAVATQDQIVAAGGTLLAPVMEVGSLGRMLVAADPQGAVFGVWQPGEFFGAGVVNEPGALTWNELHTSDVEAATAFYGEAFGIEIMPAEGHDSYWELHVGGRTVGGATLLANDPPGTPAHWLTYFAVDDVDSTVDALVRRDGNVLVPPFDMAAGRMTVVTDPQGAPFAMIQPNMP, from the coding sequence ATGCCCGAAGTCACCACCCCCTACGCGACCGGCACACCCTGCTGGGTCGATCTGATGGCGCAGGACCAGCAGGCCGCGCTGGACTTCTACCGTGACCTGTTCGGCTGGCAGGGCGAAGCCGGTCCGCCCGAGTTCGGCGGCTACGCGGTCTGTGAGCTGGAGGACAGGGCCGTCGCCGGTATCGGCCCGACGATGGCCCCCGAGGGCTCGTCGGAACCCCCCACCGTGTGGACGAGCTATCTGGCCACCACGGACGCGGTGGCCACCCAGGACCAGATCGTCGCGGCGGGCGGCACGCTGCTGGCGCCGGTGATGGAGGTCGGCAGCCTGGGCCGGATGCTGGTCGCCGCCGACCCGCAGGGCGCGGTGTTCGGCGTATGGCAGCCGGGCGAGTTCTTCGGCGCGGGCGTGGTCAACGAGCCGGGCGCGCTGACCTGGAACGAGCTGCACACCAGCGACGTGGAGGCCGCCACCGCCTTCTACGGCGAGGCGTTCGGCATCGAGATCATGCCGGCCGAGGGCCACGACTCCTACTGGGAGCTGCACGTCGGCGGCCGTACGGTCGGCGGCGCCACCCTCCTCGCCAACGACCCGCCGGGCACCCCGGCCCACTGGCTGACGTACTTCGCGGTCGACGACGTGGACTCCACGGTGGACGCCCTGGTCCGGCGCGACGGCAACGTCCTCGTGCCGCCGTTCGACATGGCGGCCGGCCGTATGACCGTGGTCACCGACCCGCAGGGCGCCCCGTTCGCGATGATCCAGCCGAACATGCCCTGA
- a CDS encoding PIG-L family deacetylase has protein sequence MADRPLTLMAVHAHPDDEATGTGGVLALYAAEGIRTVLVTCTDGGCGDGPGGVKPGEAGHDPVAVARMRRDELEASCEVLKISDLEMLDYADSGMTGWASNDAPDSFWQTPVEEGAARLAELMRHYRPDVVVTYDENGFYGHPDHIQAHRITMAALELTDLTPKVYWTTVPRSQMARFGEVMREFAGDMPEPDPAEAAALAEIGLPDDEITTWVDTTLYSDQKYDALAAHASQGENIFFLKMGKERFGELMGTETFVRVRDTTGAPTPEDDLFAGLR, from the coding sequence ATGGCTGACCGGCCCTTGACGCTCATGGCAGTGCACGCCCACCCCGACGACGAGGCCACCGGGACCGGAGGGGTCCTCGCGCTGTATGCGGCGGAGGGCATCCGGACGGTGCTGGTGACCTGTACCGACGGTGGGTGCGGGGACGGGCCGGGGGGTGTGAAGCCCGGCGAGGCCGGACATGACCCGGTGGCGGTCGCCCGGATGCGGCGGGACGAGCTCGAGGCGAGCTGCGAGGTCCTGAAGATCAGCGACCTGGAGATGCTGGACTACGCCGACTCCGGGATGACGGGCTGGGCGAGCAACGACGCCCCCGACTCCTTCTGGCAGACCCCGGTGGAGGAAGGCGCGGCCCGCCTCGCGGAGCTGATGCGGCACTACCGCCCCGATGTGGTCGTCACCTATGACGAGAACGGTTTCTATGGGCACCCCGACCACATCCAGGCCCACCGCATCACCATGGCCGCGCTGGAGCTGACCGACCTGACCCCCAAGGTCTACTGGACCACCGTCCCCCGCTCGCAGATGGCCCGCTTCGGCGAGGTCATGCGCGAGTTCGCGGGCGACATGCCCGAGCCCGACCCCGCCGAGGCCGCCGCCCTGGCCGAGATCGGACTCCCCGACGACGAGATCACCACCTGGGTCGACACCACCCTCTACAGCGACCAGAAGTACGACGCCCTGGCCGCGCACGCCAGTCAGGGCGAGAACATCTTCTTCCTCAAGATGGGCAAGGAGAGGTTCGGCGAGCTGATGGGCACGGAGACCTTCGTACGGGTCCGGGACACCACCGGCGCCCCGACCCCGGAGGACGACCTCTTCGCCGGACTGCGCTGA
- a CDS encoding metallophosphoesterase has protein sequence MVIVFVLVALAVLALVAGLHWYVWRRLVRDTTRPRGAARRAGTVLFVAAPVLMVAALVAERSGAPFWLQRTLAWPGFLWMALALYLLLATVATEPVRVWAARRARRATREAVLAGLAGVPVLSPPAGRAAGEGTASPAEPSAAADDAAEDAPEATALAASALSRRVFVSRVAGGTAAAVALGTTGWGTYGVLRGPRVKRLTVPLAKLPRSAHGFRIAVVSDIHLGPVLGRNFAQTVVDTINSTQPDMIAVVGDLVDGSVKNLGPAAAPLAGLESRLGTYFVTGNHEYFSGAAQWLDEVRTLGMRPLENARTELPYFDLAGVNDLQGRGEGHGPDFARALGDRDVSRACVLMAHQPVQVHEAVRYDVDLQLSGHTHGGQLWPGNLIAKAANPTVAGLERYGDTQLYVSRGAGAWGPPTRVAAPSDITVIELASREA, from the coding sequence GTGGTCATCGTCTTCGTGCTCGTCGCCCTGGCCGTACTGGCCCTCGTGGCGGGCCTCCACTGGTACGTCTGGCGCCGCCTGGTCCGCGACACCACCCGGCCGCGCGGGGCCGCCCGCCGTGCGGGCACGGTGCTCTTCGTCGCGGCCCCGGTGCTGATGGTCGCCGCCCTGGTCGCGGAACGCTCCGGCGCCCCCTTCTGGCTCCAACGGACCCTGGCCTGGCCGGGGTTCCTGTGGATGGCCCTGGCCCTGTACCTGCTGCTGGCGACGGTCGCGACCGAGCCGGTGCGGGTGTGGGCGGCCCGGCGGGCGCGCCGCGCCACGCGGGAGGCGGTGCTCGCGGGGCTGGCGGGGGTACCGGTGCTGTCGCCTCCGGCGGGGCGGGCTGCGGGGGAGGGGACGGCGTCCCCGGCGGAACCCTCAGCAGCGGCCGATGACGCGGCCGAGGATGCCCCGGAGGCCACGGCGCTCGCCGCCTCCGCCCTCTCCCGCCGCGTCTTCGTCTCCCGGGTCGCCGGGGGCACGGCCGCGGCGGTGGCGCTGGGTACGACCGGCTGGGGCACGTACGGGGTGCTGCGCGGTCCGCGCGTGAAGCGGCTGACGGTCCCGCTGGCCAAGCTCCCGCGCTCGGCGCACGGCTTCCGCATCGCGGTGGTCAGCGACATCCACCTGGGCCCGGTGCTGGGACGGAACTTCGCGCAGACGGTGGTCGACACGATCAACTCGACCCAGCCGGACATGATCGCGGTCGTCGGCGACCTGGTGGACGGCAGCGTCAAGAACCTGGGTCCGGCGGCGGCTCCGCTGGCGGGGCTGGAGTCCCGGCTCGGCACGTACTTCGTCACCGGCAACCACGAGTACTTCTCCGGCGCCGCGCAGTGGCTGGACGAGGTCCGCACCCTGGGCATGCGCCCACTGGAGAACGCCCGCACCGAGCTGCCGTACTTCGACCTGGCCGGGGTGAACGACCTCCAGGGCCGGGGCGAGGGCCACGGCCCGGACTTCGCCAGGGCCCTCGGCGACCGCGACGTCTCGCGGGCCTGCGTCCTCATGGCCCACCAGCCGGTCCAGGTCCACGAGGCCGTCCGCTACGACGTGGACCTCCAGCTCTCCGGCCACACCCACGGCGGCCAGCTCTGGCCCGGCAACCTCATCGCGAAGGCGGCGAACCCGACGGTGGCGGGCCTGGAGCGCTACGGCGACACCCAGCTCTACGTCAGCCGGGGCGCGGGGGCGTGGGGCCCGCCGACGCGGGTGGCCGCGCCGTCGGACATCACGGTGATCGAACTGGCCTCACGCGAGGCGTAG
- a CDS encoding SCO4848 family membrane protein, which yields MKLSRPVSWFLLAFGVWSWVIWVTFVKNLVADGSGLAFDDGHPTAYFWVHLLLAVVSFVLGTVVGVIGLRGLRALRRTS from the coding sequence ATGAAGCTCAGCCGCCCGGTCTCCTGGTTCCTGCTCGCCTTCGGGGTGTGGAGCTGGGTCATCTGGGTCACTTTCGTCAAGAATCTCGTTGCGGACGGCAGCGGTCTCGCCTTCGACGACGGGCATCCCACGGCCTACTTCTGGGTGCACCTGCTGCTGGCGGTCGTGTCCTTCGTACTGGGGACGGTCGTCGGGGTCATCGGGTTGCGCGGACTGCGCGCATTGCGTCGGACGTCATAG
- a CDS encoding D-alanyl-D-alanine carboxypeptidase family protein: protein MSAPKKIAQRSLLITSAALLSFSVTAPAAFAAPKPSTSPTTAPPARMSQVGGARLGVPGTQVNLAQGVPVLPKGLTAHSWIVTDAESGEVLASHNAHWRLPPASTLKMLFADTVLPRFPKEQRHQVLPKDLAGIGAGSSMVGIKEQETYTVHDLWLGVFLRSGNDAVHVLSSMNGGVAQTVRDMQAHADALQARDTHVVSPDGYDAKEQYSSAYDLTLFARSGLQKKDFREYCSTVRAKFPGATTHKGKGKPTRETFEIQNTNRLLSGDADISVYPGIAGVKNGNTTNAGATFTGVAERGGKVLLVTVMNPEKPEHNEVYKETARLFDWGFKAAGKVQPVGTLVPPLNATPSARPSGAPSAAVTGAPQGTAGAGSEPVKGAAAQGGSRGAGTALAVSAGLLVLLAGAAFLVNRRWPLPDLMRRRTRR, encoded by the coding sequence GTGTCCGCACCGAAGAAGATCGCTCAGCGATCCCTGTTGATCACATCTGCCGCGCTGCTGTCCTTCTCCGTCACCGCACCGGCAGCCTTCGCCGCCCCCAAGCCCTCCACCAGCCCCACCACCGCGCCGCCCGCCCGGATGTCCCAGGTCGGCGGCGCCCGGCTGGGCGTGCCCGGTACGCAGGTGAACCTCGCCCAGGGCGTGCCGGTGCTGCCCAAGGGGCTGACCGCCCACTCCTGGATCGTCACCGACGCCGAGAGCGGCGAGGTGCTCGCCTCGCACAACGCGCACTGGCGGCTGCCCCCGGCGAGCACGCTGAAGATGCTGTTCGCGGACACCGTGCTGCCCCGCTTCCCCAAGGAGCAGCGCCACCAGGTGCTGCCCAAGGACCTGGCCGGGATCGGCGCCGGTTCGAGCATGGTCGGGATAAAGGAGCAGGAGACCTACACCGTCCACGACCTGTGGCTCGGCGTCTTCCTGCGCTCCGGCAACGACGCCGTCCACGTGCTCTCCTCGATGAACGGCGGTGTCGCGCAGACGGTCCGGGACATGCAGGCCCACGCCGACGCCCTCCAGGCCCGCGACACCCACGTCGTCAGTCCCGACGGCTACGACGCGAAGGAGCAGTACTCCTCGGCGTACGACCTCACCCTGTTCGCCCGCTCGGGGCTGCAGAAGAAGGACTTCCGGGAGTACTGCTCCACCGTGCGGGCCAAGTTCCCCGGCGCCACCACGCACAAGGGCAAGGGCAAGCCGACCCGCGAGACCTTCGAGATCCAGAACACCAACCGCCTGCTGAGCGGCGACGCGGACATCTCCGTCTACCCGGGCATCGCCGGGGTCAAGAACGGCAACACCACCAACGCGGGCGCCACCTTCACCGGTGTCGCCGAGCGCGGCGGCAAGGTGCTGCTGGTCACCGTGATGAACCCGGAGAAGCCCGAGCACAACGAGGTCTACAAGGAGACCGCCCGGCTCTTCGACTGGGGCTTCAAGGCGGCGGGCAAGGTCCAGCCGGTCGGTACGCTCGTGCCGCCGCTGAACGCCACGCCGAGCGCGCGGCCGAGCGGTGCCCCCAGCGCCGCCGTCACCGGCGCCCCGCAGGGCACCGCGGGGGCCGGGTCGGAGCCGGTGAAGGGCGCTGCCGCCCAGGGCGGCTCGCGTGGCGCCGGGACCGCCCTGGCCGTCTCCGCGGGGCTGCTGGTGCTGCTCGCGGGCGCGGCCTTCCTGGTCAACCGCCGCTGGCCGCTGCCTGATCTGATGCGTCGTCGGACACGTCGGTGA
- a CDS encoding YihY/virulence factor BrkB family protein, translating to MDWLKKLPGIGPIVTWLMTTHAWRSYARLDRVNWTWLAAAITFVSFVALFPLLTVAAAITAATMSPARQKTVEHKIADQFPGLSDQLDLGALVQNAGTVGIIAGAALLFTGIGWVGQVRDCLRAVWELPERDGNPIVLKLKDAGVLIGLGGALLLTLAASTLASAAIGRLAGAIGLDEHGWGTVLLRVAAFAVAVLADFLVLLYVLSLLPGVEPPRRRLVVAALLGAVGFELLKLLLSGYIQGVAAKSMYGAFGVPVALLLWINFTSKLVLYCAAWTATRSEEGKVTDVSDDASDQAAASGG from the coding sequence ATGGACTGGCTGAAGAAGCTGCCCGGCATCGGGCCGATCGTGACCTGGCTGATGACCACGCACGCGTGGCGCTCGTACGCGCGCCTGGACCGCGTGAACTGGACCTGGCTGGCCGCCGCCATCACCTTCGTCAGTTTCGTGGCGCTGTTCCCGCTGCTGACCGTCGCTGCGGCGATCACGGCGGCCACGATGAGCCCGGCCCGGCAGAAGACCGTCGAGCACAAGATCGCCGACCAGTTCCCCGGCCTCTCCGACCAACTGGACCTGGGTGCGCTGGTGCAGAACGCCGGCACCGTCGGGATCATCGCCGGTGCCGCGCTGCTGTTCACCGGTATCGGCTGGGTCGGCCAGGTCCGGGACTGCCTGCGCGCGGTGTGGGAGCTGCCCGAGCGGGACGGCAACCCGATCGTGCTGAAGCTGAAGGACGCCGGGGTCCTGATCGGGCTCGGCGGCGCCCTGCTGCTGACCCTTGCCGCCTCCACCCTGGCCTCGGCCGCCATCGGCCGGCTGGCGGGCGCGATCGGCCTGGACGAACACGGCTGGGGGACCGTGCTGCTGCGGGTGGCCGCCTTCGCCGTCGCCGTGCTCGCCGACTTCCTGGTGCTGTTGTACGTCCTGAGCCTGCTGCCCGGTGTCGAACCGCCGCGCCGCCGCCTGGTGGTGGCCGCCCTGCTCGGCGCGGTCGGTTTCGAACTGCTCAAGCTGCTGCTGAGCGGCTACATCCAGGGAGTCGCCGCGAAGAGCATGTACGGCGCCTTCGGTGTCCCCGTGGCCCTGCTGCTGTGGATCAACTTCACCTCGAAGCTGGTGCTGTACTGCGCCGCCTGGACGGCGACGCGCAGCGAGGAGGGGAAGGTCACCGACGTGTCCGACGACGCATCAGATCAGGCAGCGGCCAGCGGCGGTTGA
- a CDS encoding decaprenylphospho-beta-D-erythro-pentofuranosid-2-ulose 2-reductase, producing MSAVCGPPRSLLVLGGTSEIALATARRLVARRTRTVWLAGRPGPALDRAAGSLATLGAEVRTVDFDALDPESHETVLGKVFAEGDVDMVLLAFGVLGDQARDEREPLRAVRVAATNYTGAVSSGLVAARALQDQGHGALVVLSSVAAERARRSDFIYGSSKAGLDTFAQGLGDALYGTGVQVMVVRPGFVRTDKTAHLAPGPLSTTPEQVAAAVELGLRRGSETVWVPGALRPVMSVLRHAPRALFRRLPV from the coding sequence ATGTCTGCTGTCTGCGGTCCTCCCCGGTCCCTCCTCGTCCTCGGCGGCACATCGGAGATCGCGCTGGCCACCGCGCGCCGCCTCGTCGCCCGCCGTACCCGCACCGTCTGGCTCGCGGGCCGCCCCGGCCCCGCCCTCGACCGCGCGGCCGGCAGCCTCGCCACGCTCGGCGCCGAGGTCCGCACGGTCGACTTCGACGCGCTGGACCCGGAATCCCACGAGACCGTCCTCGGCAAGGTGTTCGCCGAGGGCGACGTCGACATGGTCCTCCTCGCCTTCGGGGTCCTCGGGGACCAGGCGCGGGACGAGCGGGAGCCGCTGCGCGCGGTGCGGGTCGCCGCGACCAACTACACCGGCGCGGTCTCGTCCGGCCTGGTCGCCGCCCGCGCACTCCAGGACCAGGGGCACGGCGCGCTGGTGGTGCTCTCCTCGGTGGCGGCCGAACGCGCCCGCCGCTCGGACTTCATCTACGGCTCCAGCAAGGCCGGCCTGGACACCTTCGCCCAGGGCCTCGGCGACGCGCTGTACGGCACGGGTGTGCAGGTCATGGTCGTGCGCCCCGGATTCGTGCGCACCGACAAGACCGCCCATCTGGCGCCGGGACCGCTCTCCACCACTCCGGAACAGGTGGCCGCGGCCGTCGAGCTCGGGCTGCGCCGGGGCTCGGAGACGGTGTGGGTGCCCGGTGCGCTGCGCCCGGTGATGTCCGTACTGCGGCACGCGCCGCGCGCGCTCTTCCGCAGGCTGCCGGTCTGA
- a CDS encoding 2'-5' RNA ligase family protein, whose amino-acid sequence MGIVTIGVSIAVPEPHGSLLQERRAGFGDTAAHGIPTHVTLLPPTEVEEADLSAVDAHLAEVAAAGRPFPMRLSGTGTFRPLSPVVYVRIEQGAEECAGLQAHVRDASGPVPRELQFPYHPHVTVAHGIDEAAMDRAFEELAGFEAAWPCTGFALYEQGPDGVWRKLRDYPFGSPVVPPQAGAAERDTIASR is encoded by the coding sequence GTGGGGATCGTAACGATCGGCGTGTCGATCGCGGTCCCGGAGCCTCACGGCAGCCTGCTCCAGGAGCGGCGCGCGGGCTTCGGTGACACCGCCGCGCACGGCATCCCCACCCATGTCACCCTGCTGCCGCCCACCGAGGTGGAGGAGGCGGACCTGTCCGCCGTCGACGCCCATCTCGCCGAGGTCGCGGCGGCCGGCCGCCCGTTCCCGATGCGGCTGTCCGGCACCGGCACCTTCCGCCCCCTCTCACCGGTCGTCTACGTCCGGATCGAGCAGGGCGCCGAGGAATGCGCCGGACTCCAGGCCCACGTGCGGGACGCCTCCGGGCCGGTGCCGCGCGAGCTGCAGTTCCCGTACCACCCGCACGTCACCGTGGCGCACGGCATCGACGAGGCGGCGATGGACCGCGCCTTCGAGGAGCTGGCCGGGTTCGAGGCCGCCTGGCCGTGCACCGGGTTCGCGCTGTACGAGCAGGGCCCGGACGGGGTGTGGCGCAAGCTGCGCGACTACCCCTTCGGCAGCCCCGTGGTGCCGCCCCAGGCCGGAGCGGCCGAGCGCGACACCATCGCCAGCCGCTGA
- the trpS gene encoding tryptophan--tRNA ligase, with translation MATDRPRVLSGIQPTAGSFHLGNYLGAVRQWVALQETHDAFYMVVDLHAITLPQDPKELRANTRLAAAQLLAAGLDPDRCTLFVQSQVPEHAQLAWVMNCLTGFGEASRMTQFKDKAAKQGADRASVGLFTYPILQVADILLYNADEVPVGEDQRQHVELTRDLAARFNSRFGDTFTSPKPYILKETAKIYDLQDPAVKMSKSASTPKGLINLLDDPKATAKKVKSAVTDTDTVIRFDREGKPGVSNLLTIHSTLTGTPIADLEREYEGKMYGALKTDLAEIVVAFVTPFRERTQQYLEDTETLDSILAKGAEKARAVAAETLALAYDRVGFLAAKH, from the coding sequence ATGGCGACTGACCGACCCCGCGTGCTTTCTGGTATTCAGCCCACCGCAGGCTCGTTCCACCTCGGCAACTACCTGGGCGCCGTCCGCCAGTGGGTGGCGCTCCAGGAGACCCACGACGCCTTCTACATGGTCGTCGACCTGCACGCGATCACGCTCCCGCAGGACCCGAAGGAGCTGCGCGCCAACACGCGTCTGGCCGCGGCCCAGCTCCTCGCGGCCGGTCTGGACCCGGACCGCTGCACCCTCTTCGTGCAGAGCCAGGTCCCCGAGCACGCCCAGCTCGCCTGGGTCATGAACTGCCTCACCGGCTTCGGCGAGGCGTCCCGCATGACCCAGTTCAAGGACAAGGCCGCCAAGCAGGGCGCCGACCGGGCCAGCGTCGGCCTCTTCACGTACCCGATCCTCCAGGTCGCGGACATCCTGCTCTACAACGCCGACGAGGTGCCGGTCGGTGAGGACCAGCGCCAGCACGTCGAGCTGACCCGCGACCTCGCCGCGCGCTTCAACAGCCGCTTCGGCGACACCTTCACCAGCCCCAAGCCGTACATCCTCAAGGAGACGGCGAAGATCTACGACCTCCAGGACCCGGCGGTCAAGATGAGCAAGTCGGCGTCCACGCCGAAGGGCCTCATCAACCTGCTGGACGACCCGAAGGCGACGGCGAAGAAGGTGAAGAGCGCGGTCACCGACACCGACACGGTGATCCGCTTCGACCGGGAGGGCAAGCCCGGCGTGAGCAACCTGCTCACGATCCACTCCACCCTGACCGGCACGCCGATCGCCGACCTGGAGCGGGAGTACGAGGGCAAGATGTACGGCGCCCTCAAGACCGACCTCGCCGAGATCGTGGTCGCGTTCGTCACCCCCTTCCGCGAGCGCACCCAGCAGTACCTGGAGGACACCGAGACGCTGGACTCGATCCTCGCCAAGGGCGCGGAGAAGGCCCGCGCCGTGGCCGCCGAGACCCTGGCGCTGGCGTACGACCGCGTGGGCTTCCTGGCGGCGAAGCACTGA
- a CDS encoding glycine hydroxymethyltransferase: MPENPTPYDSAESTAYRAALDVIRAVEPRVADAIGQEVHDQRDMLKLIASENYASPATLLAMGNWFSDKYAEGTVGRRFYAGCRNVDTVESLAAEHARELFGARHAYVQPHSGIDANLVAFWAVLADRVEVPFLEKAGVRQMNELSEADWAELRQAFGNQRMLGMSLDAGGHLTHGFRPNISGKMFDQRSYGTDPATGLIDYEALRAQAREFRPLILVAGYSAYPRLVNFRIMREIADEVGATLMVDMAHFAGLVAGKVLTGDFDPVPHAQIVTTTTHKSLRGPRGGMVLCDDSLKDQVDRGCPMVLGGPLPHVMAAKAVALAEARQPSFQDYAQRVVDNSRALAEGLMRRGATLVTGGTDNHLNLIDVAASYGLTGRQAESALLDSGIVTNRNAIPADPNGAWYTSGIRIGTPALTTRGLGRPEMDEVAGLIDRVLTATEPGTTKSGAPSKAQHVLDPKTSDEISRRATDLVAGFPLYPEIDLG, from the coding sequence ATGCCCGAGAACCCCACCCCGTACGACTCCGCCGAGTCCACCGCCTACCGCGCCGCACTCGACGTCATCCGCGCGGTCGAGCCCCGCGTCGCCGACGCGATCGGCCAGGAGGTCCACGACCAGCGCGACATGCTCAAGCTGATCGCCTCCGAGAACTACGCCTCCCCGGCCACCCTGCTGGCGATGGGCAACTGGTTCAGCGACAAGTACGCCGAGGGCACCGTGGGCCGCCGCTTCTACGCCGGCTGCCGCAACGTCGACACGGTCGAGTCCCTCGCCGCCGAGCACGCCCGCGAGCTGTTCGGCGCCCGGCACGCCTACGTCCAGCCGCACTCCGGCATCGACGCCAACCTCGTTGCCTTCTGGGCGGTCCTCGCCGACCGGGTGGAGGTCCCCTTCCTGGAGAAGGCGGGCGTCCGCCAGATGAACGAGCTGTCCGAGGCCGACTGGGCCGAGCTGCGCCAGGCGTTCGGCAACCAGCGCATGCTGGGCATGTCCCTGGACGCGGGCGGCCACCTCACCCACGGCTTCCGGCCCAACATCAGCGGCAAGATGTTCGACCAGCGCTCCTACGGCACCGACCCGGCCACCGGCCTGATCGACTACGAGGCGCTGCGTGCCCAGGCCCGCGAGTTCCGCCCGCTGATCCTGGTCGCCGGGTACTCCGCCTACCCGCGCCTGGTGAACTTCCGGATCATGCGCGAAATCGCGGACGAGGTCGGCGCGACCCTCATGGTCGACATGGCCCACTTCGCCGGTCTGGTCGCGGGCAAGGTGCTCACCGGCGACTTCGACCCGGTCCCGCACGCCCAGATCGTCACGACCACCACCCACAAGTCGCTGCGCGGCCCGCGCGGCGGCATGGTGCTGTGCGACGACTCCCTCAAGGACCAGGTCGACCGGGGCTGCCCGATGGTGCTCGGCGGCCCGCTGCCGCACGTCATGGCCGCCAAGGCGGTCGCCCTGGCCGAGGCCCGGCAGCCGTCCTTCCAGGACTACGCCCAGCGCGTCGTGGACAACTCCCGCGCGCTCGCCGAGGGCCTCATGCGGCGCGGCGCCACCCTGGTCACCGGCGGCACCGACAACCACCTCAACCTGATCGACGTCGCCGCCTCCTACGGCCTCACCGGCCGCCAGGCCGAGTCCGCCCTGCTGGACTCCGGCATCGTCACCAACCGCAACGCCATCCCGGCCGACCCCAACGGCGCCTGGTACACCTCCGGCATCCGGATCGGTACCCCCGCCCTGACCACCCGCGGCCTCGGCCGGCCGGAGATGGACGAGGTGGCGGGCCTGATCGACCGCGTCCTGACGGCCACGGAGCCGGGCACGACCAAGTCGGGCGCCCCCTCCAAGGCCCAGCACGTCCTGGACCCGAAGACGTCGGACGAGATCTCCCGGCGGGCCACGGACCTGGTGGCGGGCTTCCCGCTGTACCCGGAGATCGACCTCGGCTGA